A DNA window from Zonotrichia leucophrys gambelii isolate GWCS_2022_RI chromosome 15, RI_Zleu_2.0, whole genome shotgun sequence contains the following coding sequences:
- the CLDN5 gene encoding claudin-5: MTSAAVEILGLGLGILGWVGVIVACGLPMWQVSAFIGGNIVVAQTIWEGLWMSCAVQSTGQMQCKVYDSILALPPEVQAGRALTVIVALLGLVALLVTVVGAQCTNCIRPGKMKSRIVIAGGAVYILCGVLVLIPLCWFANIVISDFYDPSVPSSKKREMGAALYIGWAATALLLFGGCLICCCSCSQRDETSFPVKYSAPRRPTSNGEYDKKNYV, translated from the coding sequence ATGACTTCGGCGGCGGTGGAAATTTtggggctgggactgggcatcctgggctgggtgggggtGATCGTGGCCTGCGGGTTGCCCATGTGGCAGGTGTCGGCCTTCATCGGCGGGAACATCGTGGTGGCGCAGACCatctgggaagggctgtggatGAGCTGCGCGGTGCAGAGCACGGGGCAGATGCAGTGCAAGGTGTACGATTCCATCCTGGCGCTGCCGCCCGAGGTGCAGGCGGGCCGGGCGCTCACCGTCATCGTGgcgctgctggggctggtggcgCTGCTGGTGACCGTGGTGGGCGCGCAGTGCACCAACTGCATCCGACCCGGCAAGATGAAATCCCGCATCGTGATCGCCGGCGGGGCCGTCTACATCCTCTGCGGGGTCCTGGTCCTCATCCCGCTCTGCTGGTTCGCCAACATCGTCATCAGCGACTTCTACGACCCGAGCGTGCCGTCGTCCAAGAAGCGGGAGATGGGGGCCGCGCTCTACATCGGCTGGGCGGCCACGGCCCTGCTGCTCTTCGGGGGCTgcctcatctgctgctgctcctgctcccagcgcGACGAGACCTCCTTCCCCGTCAAGTACTCGGCGCCGCGGCGGCCCACGTCCAACGGCGAGTACGACAAGAAGAATTACGTCTGA